Proteins found in one Canis lupus baileyi chromosome 18, mCanLup2.hap1, whole genome shotgun sequence genomic segment:
- the SPMIP1 gene encoding protein SPMIP1 isoform X2 produces the protein MSRQLSMDTLRQNFWKEEYLREKMLRCEWHHKYGSMVKAKQKAKATARLPLKLPTLHPKAPLLPPPAPKAVPSKVPSPALEAPIRSEMYPVLPATRALLYEGISHDFQGRYRYLNTRKLDMPEMRYLFPITTNFTYGWQLEMAGSVRPHGKQWRSLRWGKR, from the exons ATGTCGCGCCAACTCAGCATGGATACGCTGCGGCAGAACTTCTGGAAGGAGGAATATCTGAGGGAGAAGATGTTGCGCTGTGAATGGCATCATAAGTATGGGTCGATGGTGAAGGCCAAGCAGAAGGCTAAGGCTACAGCGCGCCTGCCCCTCAAACTGCCCACCCTGCACCCCAAAGCCCCACTCTTACCTCCACCTGCCCCCAAAGCAGTGCCTTCCAaggtccccagccctgccctggaggCTCCTATTCGGTCAGAAATGTACCCAGTCCTGCCTGCCACCCGGGCCCTGCTGTATGAAGGCATCTCCCACGACTTCCAGGGGCGCTACCGCTACCTCAACACCCGAAAACTGGACATGCCAGAGATGCGTTACCTCTTCCCCATCACCACCAACTTCACATATGGCTGGCAGCTGG AGATGGCCGGCTCTGTCCGTCCCCATGGCAAGCAGTggaggagcctgaggtgggggaAAAGATGA
- the SPMIP1 gene encoding protein SPMIP1 isoform X1: MSRQLSMDTLRQNFWKEEYLREKMLRCEWHHKYGSMVKAKQKAKATARLPLKLPTLHPKAPLLPPPAPKAVPSKVPSPALEAPIRSEMYPVLPATRALLYEGISHDFQGRYRYLNTRKLDMPEMRYLFPITTNFTYGWQLGPPAKQELVSCKMCRIESFFRKNGAFALLDPRDLAL; this comes from the exons ATGTCGCGCCAACTCAGCATGGATACGCTGCGGCAGAACTTCTGGAAGGAGGAATATCTGAGGGAGAAGATGTTGCGCTGTGAATGGCATCATAAGTATGGGTCGATGGTGAAGGCCAAGCAGAAGGCTAAGGCTACAGCGCGCCTGCCCCTCAAACTGCCCACCCTGCACCCCAAAGCCCCACTCTTACCTCCACCTGCCCCCAAAGCAGTGCCTTCCAaggtccccagccctgccctggaggCTCCTATTCGGTCAGAAATGTACCCAGTCCTGCCTGCCACCCGGGCCCTGCTGTATGAAGGCATCTCCCACGACTTCCAGGGGCGCTACCGCTACCTCAACACCCGAAAACTGGACATGCCAGAGATGCGTTACCTCTTCCCCATCACCACCAACTTCACATATGGCTGGCAGCTGG GCCCCCCAGCGAAGCAAGAACTGGTGTCCTGTAAGATGTGCCGCATCGAATCCTTCTTCCGAAAGAATGGGGCCTTCGCGCTGCTTGACCCTCGGGACCTGGCTCTCTGA